One Rattus norvegicus strain BN/NHsdMcwi chromosome 20, GRCr8, whole genome shotgun sequence DNA segment encodes these proteins:
- the Hnrnph3 gene encoding heterogeneous nuclear ribonucleoprotein H3 isoform X1, whose amino-acid sequence MDWVMKHNGPNDASDGTVRLRGLPFGCSKEEIVQFFQGLEIVPNGITLTMDYQGRSTGEAFVQFASKEIAENALGKHKERIGHRYIEIFRSSRSEIKGFYDPPRRLLGQRPGPYDRPIGGRGGYYGAGRGSYGGFDDYGGYNNYGYGNDGFDDRMRDGRGMGGHGYGGAGDASSGFHGGHFVHMRGLPFRATENDIANFFSPLNPIRVHIDIGADGRATGEADVEFVTHEDAVAAMSKDKNNMQHRYIELFLNSTPGGGSGMGGSGMGGYGRDGMDNQGGYGSVGRMGMGNSYSGGYGAPDGLGGYGRGGGGSGGYYGQGGMSGGGWRGMY is encoded by the exons GCCATTTGGTTGCAGCAAAGAGGAAATAGTTCAGTTCTTTCAAG GGTTGGAAATCGTGCCAAATGGGATAACATTGACGATGGACTACCAGGGGAGAAGCACAGGGGAGGCCTTCGTGCAGTTTGCTTCAAAGGAGATAGCAGAAAATGCTCTGGGGAAACACAAGGAAAGAATAGGGCACAG gtATATTGAGATCTTCAGGAGTAGCAGGAGTGAAATCAAAGGATTTTATGATCCACCAAGAAGATTGCTGGGACAGCGACCTGGACCATATGATAGACCAATAGGAGGAAGAGGGGGTTATTATGGAGCTGGGCGTGGAA GCTATGGAGGTTTTGATGACTATGGTGGCTATAATAATTACGGCTATGGGAATGATGGCTTTGATGACAGGATGAGAGATGGAAGAG GCATGGGAGGACATGGCTATGGTGGAGCTGGTGATGCAAGTTCAGGTTTCCATGGTGGTCATTTTGTGCACATGAGAGGGCTGCCTTTTCGTGCGACTGAAAATGATATTGCTAAT TTCTTCTCACCACTCAATCCAATACGCGTTCATATTGATATTGGAGCCGATGGCAGAGCAACaggagaggcagatgtagagTTTGTGACACATGAAGATGCAGTGGCTGCCATGTctaaagataaaaacaacatgC aacatCGATACATTGAACTCTTCTTGAATTCCACCCCTGGAGGTGGCTCTGGAATGGGAGGTTCTGGAATGGGAGGCTATGGCAGAGATGGAATGG ATAATCAAGGAGGCTACGGATCTGTTGGGAGGATGGGAATGGGGAACAGCTACAGTGGAGGCTATGGTGCTCCTGATGGCTTGGGAGGCTATG GTCGTGGTGGTGGAGGCAGTGGAGGTTACTATGGGCAAGGTGGAATGAGTGGAGGTGGATGGCGTGGGATGTACTGA
- the Hnrnph3 gene encoding heterogeneous nuclear ribonucleoprotein H3 produces the protein MDWVMKHNGPNDASDGTVRLRGLPFGCSKEEIVQFFQGLEIVPNGITLTMDYQGRSTGEAFVQFASKEIAENALGKHKERIGHRYIEIFRSSRSEIKGFYDPPRRLLGQRPGPYDRPIGGRGGYYGAGRGSMYDRMRRGGDGYDGGYGGFDDYGGYNNYGYGNDGFDDRMRDGRGMGGHGYGGAGDASSGFHGGHFVHMRGLPFRATENDIANFFSPLNPIRVHIDIGADGRATGEADVEFVTHEDAVAAMSKDKNNMQHRYIELFLNSTPGGGSGMGGSGMGGYGRDGMDNQGGYGSVGRMGMGNSYSGGYGAPDGLGGYGRGGGGSGGYYGQGGMSGGGWRGMY, from the exons GCCATTTGGTTGCAGCAAAGAGGAAATAGTTCAGTTCTTTCAAG GGTTGGAAATCGTGCCAAATGGGATAACATTGACGATGGACTACCAGGGGAGAAGCACAGGGGAGGCCTTCGTGCAGTTTGCTTCAAAGGAGATAGCAGAAAATGCTCTGGGGAAACACAAGGAAAGAATAGGGCACAG gtATATTGAGATCTTCAGGAGTAGCAGGAGTGAAATCAAAGGATTTTATGATCCACCAAGAAGATTGCTGGGACAGCGACCTGGACCATATGATAGACCAATAGGAGGAAGAGGGGGTTATTATGGAGCTGGGCGTGGAAGTATGTATGACAGAATGCGACGAGGAGGTGATGGATATGATGGTG GCTATGGAGGTTTTGATGACTATGGTGGCTATAATAATTACGGCTATGGGAATGATGGCTTTGATGACAGGATGAGAGATGGAAGAG GCATGGGAGGACATGGCTATGGTGGAGCTGGTGATGCAAGTTCAGGTTTCCATGGTGGTCATTTTGTGCACATGAGAGGGCTGCCTTTTCGTGCGACTGAAAATGATATTGCTAAT TTCTTCTCACCACTCAATCCAATACGCGTTCATATTGATATTGGAGCCGATGGCAGAGCAACaggagaggcagatgtagagTTTGTGACACATGAAGATGCAGTGGCTGCCATGTctaaagataaaaacaacatgC aacatCGATACATTGAACTCTTCTTGAATTCCACCCCTGGAGGTGGCTCTGGAATGGGAGGTTCTGGAATGGGAGGCTATGGCAGAGATGGAATGG ATAATCAAGGAGGCTACGGATCTGTTGGGAGGATGGGAATGGGGAACAGCTACAGTGGAGGCTATGGTGCTCCTGATGGCTTGGGAGGCTATG GTCGTGGTGGTGGAGGCAGTGGAGGTTACTATGGGCAAGGTGGAATGAGTGGAGGTGGATGGCGTGGGATGTACTGA